GCCCGCCAAAAGTGGGTATGAGATGCTTGGAGGCACAGGAAGCACACACCTTGCAAAAAGAATAAGTATCCTGTTCACTATTGCAGAATTGGCGAACAGGCGAAGTGTGATGATAAAAGGCTTCCTGACACCCTTTTCAATGGCATATATCTCAAGGAGTCTTCTGTATGTAATCACATCAGGCCCGCCAATATCAAATGAACGACCAATGGTCTCCTCTTTTTCAAGACAGCCTGCCAGATAATCAATAACGTTTTTGATACTGATCGGCTGGATACGGTTATCTATTATTGATGAAGGGACAACCATTACTGGCAGACGCTCAACAAGGTAACGCAGGATCTCAAAAGAGGCGCTCCCTGAACCGAGTATGATGGCAGCAAAGAGTGAGGTAACAGGCACTGTCCCTGTTACAAGTATCTGCGCCACCTCAAGCCTGCTTTTAAGGTGAGGGCTTGAATCAGGCCTGTCGCCCCCAACCCCTCCCAGGTATATGATACGCTTCAGACTGGTGCCGGCAGCAGCCATTATAAAATTTGCTGCGGCCAGTCTATCTGCCCTGGCAAATTCCTTTTTATGCTGCGGATTCATGGAGTGCACAAGATAATAGGCAACCTGGCAGCCATTAATGGCCTCCCTTAATGATGAAGCATCAAGCAGGTCCGCTTCAACAAGTTCAATATTGGGGTCTTCTGACCATGTTCGGTCTTTGAGTTTATCCATGGAGCGGGCCAACGCCCTTACCCTGTAACCGGCAGCAAGAAGTCGTTCCACAAGCCTGCCGCCCACATACCCGGTAGCGCCTGTTACCAGTATGGTCCCTGTTTCGCGGGTCTCGGTCATTGATCCCCCTCTCTACATCTCACCAGTCTTAACCAAGAAATACAGGCTCTCTTAAGATCAGCCCCATTGCCTTCCCTGCTGTCCCAGCAAGAACAGGGTGGGTCTCCTCAAGGTTAAGCATCTGCCTCAGGTGATCGGCTGTCCTTACAATCAGGGATGCCATGTCCCCCTCGCCTATGGGTATGTTTTTTAAGAGTGTCTCCCATGATGCCCCCTTTGCCCAAAGGAAAAGGGCTGCCCCTGGCCAGAACATGATCTGTGGATAATTAAAGCCCCTTTTATCCATATGCCCTATGATCCTGTCCATGCTGCCAATAAGCCTCTCATATGCATCAAGCATGGTATCAAGGCCGTCAATGCCGCCAAGCCGGGTCTCTACCTCCTGCTCCCTGTCCCATACAAAGAGTGCAGTAAGCCCTGCCATAACAGCGGGAGATGCATCATTAAAGCCGCCCTTTCTTATGGCCTCGCCTATTAAAAGGGGTTGATCAAGCCTGAGCTTGGATGCCCAGACGCCATCAGGGGTGAGCTTGCCATTATCATCCACAAAACCTGTCTCCCTTAAAAACCTCAGATGCCTCTTGAAATTGATCCACAGTGTCTCCCCCATACGGGTAATCATGAATGTTGATGACCTGAAGTTTGCCAGCGCCTTTCTCAGGGGCTTATTACTTTTTATATTGCATGATGGAAGAGA
The nucleotide sequence above comes from Desulfatiglans sp.. Encoded proteins:
- a CDS encoding SDR family oxidoreductase, encoding MTETRETGTILVTGATGYVGGRLVERLLAAGYRVRALARSMDKLKDRTWSEDPNIELVEADLLDASSLREAINGCQVAYYLVHSMNPQHKKEFARADRLAAANFIMAAAGTSLKRIIYLGGVGGDRPDSSPHLKSRLEVAQILVTGTVPVTSLFAAIILGSGSASFEILRYLVERLPVMVVPSSIIDNRIQPISIKNVIDYLAGCLEKEETIGRSFDIGGPDVITYRRLLEIYAIEKGVRKPFIITLRLFANSAIVNRILILFARCVLPVPPSISYPLLAGARNEAVARENSIRGLIPQRLLPCDEAIGWAIKKDSQQIVKTRWTDAGVIKPPEWAHRGDAPYAGGTLLKSGFRIWLKALPEEIWPVIRRMGGNNGYYYGDILWKIRGWMDAMAGGAGLRRGRRHPEYLQIGDALDFWRVLDVTPPERLILLAEMKLPGEAILDISIVQHGNASELRFGTRFRPKGLYGIFYWYSLRPAHDLLFRGMLKAIAERVNSPVLEGPEKFKPGPIW